GGAAAATAATCCTTCACTAATTTATCAAGTCCAAGCCTCTTTATACCTGCAGCAGCTAAGACTATTCCATCTAAAATCAATTCATCCATCTTTCTTATCCTCGTAGCAATATTGCCTCGTATAGGAACTATCTCAATATCGGGTCTTAAATTTTTAAGCTGTACACTTCTCCTTAAGCTGCTTGTGCCGACTTTTGCATTTTCTCTTAAATCAATAAATCTTCCATTGTTTGAAATAAAAACGTCACGGGGATCCTCTCTTTTAAAAACAGGCAAAAGTTTCAACCCTTCAGGTATTTCAAAAGGCATATCTTTCATGCTATGGACAGCCATATCAATTTCATTATTCATCAAAGCATCTTCGATTTCCTTAATAAAAAGGCCCTTACCACCTATTTCACTTAAAGATACCTCATTAACAATGTCTCCTTTTGTGGTTATCTTAATTATTTCAAACTCCAAATCAGGCTTATATTTCTTTATTTCATTTATGATTATTAATGTCTGCGTCAAAGCTAATTCGCTTCCACGAGTTCCAACTCTTACCTTTTTCATGTTTTCACTTCGCTCCCATCAATGCAAAACGATACTTCGTCCATAATTAAAGCATCATCCTTCAGGTGCTTTATCATTACGTTAGCCATTTTTTCAGCTACTCTCTTAAGAGATATTTTAATATTTTCCTTGTCTTTGTCAGTCATTTTTTCCAACTTCTTTGCAAGCCTATCAAACTCACTGTCACAAACCTCGTTAGAATAAATGTTTATCTTTTTAATATGCGGTTCAACTTTTATGGCTTTAAACCAATTGTTAAATTCATTTACTCCTTCTAATACTATTTCTTCAGCTTTTTTAATGGCATTTAATTGTTCTATTCTGTTTTCTTCAGCAATTCTTTTAAGATCGTCAATCGAATAAAGCTTGACGCCAGGGATTCCGCCTATCTTAGGATCAATGTCTCTCGGCAGTGCAATATCAACCATGCAAATCTGTTTGCCATTGTAGAAGCTATAAAATTTATCATAAGAGATAGTATAATGCGGCGCATTTGTAGCGCTTATCACTATGTCGCTTTTGGCAATCTGCTCATACTTGTCTGAATAAGGAACAAGCTGAATCTCTGGCATCTCTGATTTTAATTTCTGTGCTTTTGAATATGTTCTATTTGACACAAATACATTGACACCTTTTAAAATAAGATTCCTTATTGCAATCTTGCCCATTTCACCTGTACCTATTACAAAGGCATTTTTTCCTTTTAAATCTTTAAATACACTTTCTACAAATTTTACCGCAATATGACTTATAGATGATGAATAATTTTTTAATCCCGTTTCTGTCCGTACCTTTTTCCCTATGGAAATGGCATCCCTAAAAAGCTTGTTTAATATCTTCCCTGAAGCTCTGTTTTCTTGAGAAGTCATCAACGATTCTTTTACTTGACCTAATATCTGGTCCTCACCTAAAACCATAGATTCCAATCCACTGGCAACTCTAAATATGTGCTCAACTGTTTTTAATCCTGATATACAGTAAAAATAATTTCTAAATCCGCCATCCAAATTAAAATGCCTTATATAGAAGTCTATTATATCTTCAAAGCTTTTAGATTCTGAAAAAAAATATATCTCGCTTCTATGGCAAGTTGAAAGTATTGCTGCTTCATCTAAATCATTTTTCTTTAATACATTTAAAGCAACATCAACACCTTTATTAAATGCTACTCTTTCCCTAATTTCAATTGGTGTGTTTTGATCTATTCCCACCATCTTTATGTCATCAACATTCATACAACTCAACTTCTTTCTTGATGTAAATTTACATTTATACGCTAATCATAATTTTAACACAAAAATCATCTTTTTAAAAAGCTAAAAAAACATGCTCCAACATAGGAACATGTTTTTAATTACCATTTCTATATGGCCCATTTGCTTTCTATTTTGGGCACATCTCCAATCAATTGCTTTGTGTAGTCCTCTTTAGGATTTAATATGACATCATCGGGCAAACCTTCCTCGACAAATCTACCTTCTTTCATAACGTATATTTTGTCAGAAACATAGTATGCAAGACCTATATCATGTGTTATAAAAACAACAGTAGTGCCAATTTCATCTTTTAATTTCATCAGTGCATCTAGTATGCTGGCTCTCGAGCAAGCATCGATCATAGATGTAGGTTCATCAGCTATGACAAGACTGGGTTTTATCAACAAAACACGAGCTATCATAAGCCTTTGCATTTGACCGCCTGAAAGCTCAAAAGGGTATTTATTGTATATTTCATCAAATCTTAAATTTACAAAGCTTAAAGCTTCTTCAATTAACTTACGCTCTTCGCCTTTATTTAATTTGACGTCTATCAATTTCATGCAGTCTAGCAGTACATTATTTACCTTTCTAAATATATTAAAAGAAGAAAAAGGATCTTGAAAAATAGGTTGTACATTTCTCCAATATTCAATCCTTTTCTTTTTAGTTCTCAAATCAATAAGATTCTCTTTAAAAAATATTTTGCCGTCTGTTGGCACTGTCAAACCTAATATCATTTTTGCTAATGTAGTCTTTCCACTGCCGCTTTCACCGACAATTGATATTATTTCACTGCTATTAAAATCAAAATTCACATGATCAACAGCCACAACTCTTTTTCTCTTGTCAGCAAAAACTTTAGTCACATCTCTCCCGCTAAGTAGTGGCAGACTTTTTGCCATCCTCATACATCTCCTTAAGCTCATCTATTTCAAAAGCGCATCTGTAATTTCTTGGACCATGACTTTTTAAATTTATCTTTTCGCTCTTACATTCATCTTTTGCAAATTGGCACCGCTCAAAAAATCTGCATCCATTCAATTTTGATTTTAAGTTTGGAGGAGCACCAGTTATAACTGCTAGTTTTTTCCCTTTAATGCCTTTCTCAGGGACGATTATCGAGTTCATAAGTCCATGTGAATAAGGATGAATTGGATCAAATATAATTTCTTCTGTTTTTCCAGATTCAACTATCTCTCCAGCGTACATTACCAAGATTTCATCTGCAATATTGTAAAGTAATGGCAATTCATGCGTTATAAATATCATCGCTTTTATAAATCCTCTTTTTATTAAATTCTTTAAAAGTTTTATGACTATTTTCTGAGATGTAACATCCAACGCAGATGTAGGTTCATCTGCAACCAGAATTCCAGGATTAAGGATTGTGGAGATGGCTATAACTGTTCTCTGTTTCATACCACCTGAAAGTTCTATAGGATACCTTTGAAGCACATCTTTAGGCAAATTAAGTGTTTCAAATCTCTCTTCAGCAATCCTTTTTATCTCATTAAATGATATTCCTTTTATATGCTCTTTCATAACATCTGCTACAAGATTTATTATTTTTTGTGTAGGATTCAGAGCATTCATGGCTGCTTGTGGTATATACGCTATTTCTTTTCCAAGAATTCTTTCCCTTAACTGATTATATGGTAATTTAGCAATATCAATTCCGTTTATGTAAACTGCACCACTTTCATAAAAAAGTGGTGGATGATAATATCCCATAATACTCATGGCTAATGTAGATTTGCCACTTCCGCTTTCTCCTGCGATACCTAAACATTTTCCACTCTCCAAATTAAAGGACACATCATCTACAGCAATAATCCTTTCATTGAACCTTGTTTTATATACGCTTTTTAAATTTTTAACCTGCAATAAAATTTCAGCCATAATTATTAACTCCTTATCTGTGGATTAAATACTTGGTCAAGGCCTGTATTCATCAAATTAAGAGAAAATGTAATAAGCGCAATCATTAATACTGGCGGTACAAAAGCCCACCATGCCCCGCTCATATGTGCCTCATACATGGTAGCCCAATTTAACATAAGTCCAAGCGTCACAGTATTTTGCGGACCAAGCCCCAACATTGATATAGTCGCTTCTGAAAGGATTCCTGACGCAACTTGAAGTATAAATGCCATGCCTACATAAGATGCAATATAAGGCAATATCTCCATTACAATAATCTTCGGTACGCTATACCCTGAAACCTTTGCAAGATTCACATGATCCCGATTTCGAAGGGATATTGTCTGTGCCCTTACAGCTCGCGCAGTCCACGGCCAACTCGTAAATCCGATCACCAATGCTGTTGTCAAAAACGATCTTGAACTTATGCTTACAGATATTAAAACAAGAATAATAAATGATGGAATTACAATAAAAATATTTGTGACAGATGATAAAATGTTATCTGCCAATCCTCCTAAATACCCTCCTGATAGACCTATGATAAGGCCTATGCATGTGGCTATTGCTCCAGCTAAAATTCCTATAATCAATGAAGTTTTTCCTCCAGCAATCAACTCAACTAATTCATTTCGCCCGAAATTATCTGCGCCTAATGGCAGATTCGCTCCCGGAGGCTGAAACATTGTGTAATTCATCTTTAACGGATCTTCTTTGTTTAATAAAGGAAAAATAACAATACATAAAAGCAATAAAGCAAAGATAGCTACTCCCACATCGAACTTGCCCGATTTAAAAATCATCTTAAAATTACCATTCATGCTTCATCACTCCCGTTGTGCCACTTTTATTCTTGGATCTATCAACCCATACGCAATGTCTATCAAAAAATTTGCTACAAGAACTCCTGTAGTAATCAAAAGTGTACACCCTGATATAAGAGGAAAGTCCTGCGCCGCAATTGCATTAAAAAGTACAGAGCCCAAACCAGGATAGCTAAAGACAATTTCCGTAATAAGAGCACCCCCCACCATCGTACCTAAAGAAAGCGCTAAACCCGTTATCTGAGGCAAAACCGCATTTTTGAAGACGTACTTGACAATCTTTGAATCTCTAAGTCCTAACAATCTACAATACTTAACATAATCTGCGTTAAGCTCGTAAATCGACATTTCCCTCATGCCAAGTGACTGACCCCCAATTCCCACTAATACAATTGACCAAAATGGAAGTTGATAATGCTGTAAAACAGATAGGAAAAATGAAAAAGTAGGACTTGGAATCATGTCAAACGCATATCCACCGCTGGCTGGCGCTATTTTTAATGCCACTGCAAACAGCCACACCATTACAATGGCAAATCCAAATGAAGGTATACAACTTATAAATAAAAAAACTGGAAATAAAATTCTATCAAATCCTTTTTTTACATAAGCAGCCAGAACCCCTAAAACATTGCCAAGAATCCAACTTACGATTATTGCCGGCAATTGAAGTCCTATCGTCCATACAATTGAACTTGCCAAAATATCTGTAACTTTCCTCGGATACTGGCCAAAAGAAGTACCCATGTTGCCATGAAACAAGTTTGATACATATATCATAAATTGCTCCCAAATAGGTTTATTTAGTCCAAACTCTTTTTCAAATGTTTCATAAACCCGTTTAATTGAATTTGTGTCTGCCATACCGCTTGTAATTTTTGAGACAATGGTTGATACCGGATTACCCGGTATCAACCTTGGCAATAGAAAGTTCAGAAATACGGCTACTACAAAAGTTAGGACATACCACGCAATTTTGCTTGTCATATATTTTCTATAACTTTTCACCTTAAACTCTCCTCTATTTTTTATTTAGAAGAATGAATTTTGTAAAGAGCCGCTATTCCATAACCATCCATGCAGATATTTGGAGGAATATTCGTCCCATCCCCTTCAACAGGGAATCCACTCCATACAGAAGTATTAACGGTGTAGAAATCAGCCGGCCTGTACATTAAGCCAATCATCGGAACTTCTTTTAAGTAGATCTCATTAAGCTTTGTCCATGCATCCTTCAATTGATTTTCATCTGTTATAGTTGGAATCTGATTAAGCAATGTATCGACTTCGCTGTTTTTATACCGTCCATAGTTAAAATAAGCTGTCTGACCTATAGGAACATAACCATTTGAACTCATTGCTTGATATGCACGAGCCCATGGTGAAGATATGCCAATGCCTTGATATGAGTACATTCCCATATCAAAATTGCCAGTCTGCATATCATTGTTCCAGACAGATTGTTGTGGGAAATACGTCTGAACATCAATGCCGATCTCTTTGCAACTTTCTGCTACGATTTCCAATGCAGCATTCCAGTCAGACCATCCAGTCGGACATTCAACCTTAAAAGATAGTTTCTGACCATTTAACACCCTTATTCCATCAGGTCCTTTCTTTGCACCAATCGAATCAAGGAGTGCATTGGCTCCTGCGATATCATTTGATTTCCACTGCAAAGGTGCCAACTGGTTTTGATCTATAAGCTTCTGCTCTGAATCAAGTGGCAGCATCAGTGATGGCGACATCGTTCCTGAATAGCCACTCATGGCGTTCTTGGCAATTTTATCGTAATCAATGGCCATTGCTATTGCGCGCCGCACATTTGCATTGTCAAGTCCCGGTTTTGTAACATTGATTACAAGCCACGGGATCACTCCAGGCATATAGTATGGTGGTTTCGATAAGTATGTCTTTATATTTGGGCCAAATGTCTGTATGTTAGGCGTAAATTGCTGTGAAACGTCTACTTGATTTTGTCTTAAAGCAGTGTCTCCTGCTGCGTTGTCCTTAAATATATTGTGTACTATATATTTTGGTGCAGGCAATTTACCCCACATAGATGGTGATTTACCCCAGTAGTTGTCATC
The window above is part of the Thermoanaerobacterium sp. PSU-2 genome. Proteins encoded here:
- a CDS encoding ABC transporter permease, which gives rise to MKSYRKYMTSKIAWYVLTFVVAVFLNFLLPRLIPGNPVSTIVSKITSGMADTNSIKRVYETFEKEFGLNKPIWEQFMIYVSNLFHGNMGTSFGQYPRKVTDILASSIVWTIGLQLPAIIVSWILGNVLGVLAAYVKKGFDRILFPVFLFISCIPSFGFAIVMVWLFAVALKIAPASGGYAFDMIPSPTFSFFLSVLQHYQLPFWSIVLVGIGGQSLGMREMSIYELNADYVKYCRLLGLRDSKIVKYVFKNAVLPQITGLALSLGTMVGGALITEIVFSYPGLGSVLFNAIAAQDFPLISGCTLLITTGVLVANFLIDIAYGLIDPRIKVAQRE
- a CDS encoding ABC transporter ATP-binding protein, whose translation is MAKSLPLLSGRDVTKVFADKRKRVVAVDHVNFDFNSSEIISIVGESGSGKTTLAKMILGLTVPTDGKIFFKENLIDLRTKKKRIEYWRNVQPIFQDPFSSFNIFRKVNNVLLDCMKLIDVKLNKGEERKLIEEALSFVNLRFDEIYNKYPFELSGGQMQRLMIARVLLIKPSLVIADEPTSMIDACSRASILDALMKLKDEIGTTVVFITHDIGLAYYVSDKIYVMKEGRFVEEGLPDDVILNPKEDYTKQLIGDVPKIESKWAI
- the hemA gene encoding glutamyl-tRNA reductase, which encodes MNVDDIKMVGIDQNTPIEIRERVAFNKGVDVALNVLKKNDLDEAAILSTCHRSEIYFFSESKSFEDIIDFYIRHFNLDGGFRNYFYCISGLKTVEHIFRVASGLESMVLGEDQILGQVKESLMTSQENRASGKILNKLFRDAISIGKKVRTETGLKNYSSSISHIAVKFVESVFKDLKGKNAFVIGTGEMGKIAIRNLILKGVNVFVSNRTYSKAQKLKSEMPEIQLVPYSDKYEQIAKSDIVISATNAPHYTISYDKFYSFYNGKQICMVDIALPRDIDPKIGGIPGVKLYSIDDLKRIAEENRIEQLNAIKKAEEIVLEGVNEFNNWFKAIKVEPHIKKINIYSNEVCDSEFDRLAKKLEKMTDKDKENIKISLKRVAEKMANVMIKHLKDDALIMDEVSFCIDGSEVKT
- a CDS encoding ABC transporter permease, whose protein sequence is MNGNFKMIFKSGKFDVGVAIFALLLLCIVIFPLLNKEDPLKMNYTMFQPPGANLPLGADNFGRNELVELIAGGKTSLIIGILAGAIATCIGLIIGLSGGYLGGLADNILSSVTNIFIVIPSFIILVLISVSISSRSFLTTALVIGFTSWPWTARAVRAQTISLRNRDHVNLAKVSGYSVPKIIVMEILPYIASYVGMAFILQVASGILSEATISMLGLGPQNTVTLGLMLNWATMYEAHMSGAWWAFVPPVLMIALITFSLNLMNTGLDQVFNPQIRS
- the hemC gene encoding hydroxymethylbilane synthase, giving the protein MKKVRVGTRGSELALTQTLIIINEIKKYKPDLEFEIIKITTKGDIVNEVSLSEIGGKGLFIKEIEDALMNNEIDMAVHSMKDMPFEIPEGLKLLPVFKREDPRDVFISNNGRFIDLRENAKVGTSSLRRSVQLKNLRPDIEIVPIRGNIATRIRKMDELILDGIVLAAAGIKRLGLDKLVKDYFPVDLIVPAPCQGILAVEVRVDFESEFFEIYPMLLDVKTFFESSAERKIMKKLGGNCKIPLGVYSEYKKIGNEELISIWISYYKDGKLLKFKETGFVKDIESIGEAIVKKIGGL
- a CDS encoding ABC transporter substrate-binding protein, with amino-acid sequence MKFRKLISMILVFLMVSLLIVGCGSNSNSNKASENNKTTTTSENAVKPGEATPRNETLYISGLQWGPPTTFNPLSPSQTSLPLSATSIARELTYETLFMYNQLDGKMYPLLGKTYQFSPDNTVCTVTLNPDAKWNDGEKVTADDVAYTFELGKKYPVSWSSNWNYLDSVTAKDETTVEFKLKSDNKNPLMVEEALESVYILPKHVWTKIEEKDNNDFSKISSEVNENPVASGPYKVYYYDNSKVVLIRDDNYWGKSPSMWGKLPAPKYIVHNIFKDNAAGDTALRQNQVDVSQQFTPNIQTFGPNIKTYLSKPPYYMPGVIPWLVINVTKPGLDNANVRRAIAMAIDYDKIAKNAMSGYSGTMSPSLMLPLDSEQKLIDQNQLAPLQWKSNDIAGANALLDSIGAKKGPDGIRVLNGQKLSFKVECPTGWSDWNAALEIVAESCKEIGIDVQTYFPQQSVWNNDMQTGNFDMGMYSYQGIGISSPWARAYQAMSSNGYVPIGQTAYFNYGRYKNSEVDTLLNQIPTITDENQLKDAWTKLNEIYLKEVPMIGLMYRPADFYTVNTSVWSGFPVEGDGTNIPPNICMDGYGIAALYKIHSSK
- a CDS encoding ABC transporter ATP-binding protein, translated to MAEILLQVKNLKSVYKTRFNERIIAVDDVSFNLESGKCLGIAGESGSGKSTLAMSIMGYYHPPLFYESGAVYINGIDIAKLPYNQLRERILGKEIAYIPQAAMNALNPTQKIINLVADVMKEHIKGISFNEIKRIAEERFETLNLPKDVLQRYPIELSGGMKQRTVIAISTILNPGILVADEPTSALDVTSQKIVIKLLKNLIKRGFIKAMIFITHELPLLYNIADEILVMYAGEIVESGKTEEIIFDPIHPYSHGLMNSIIVPEKGIKGKKLAVITGAPPNLKSKLNGCRFFERCQFAKDECKSEKINLKSHGPRNYRCAFEIDELKEMYEDGKKSATT